One Primulina huaijiensis isolate GDHJ02 chromosome 5, ASM1229523v2, whole genome shotgun sequence DNA segment encodes these proteins:
- the LOC140977677 gene encoding uncharacterized protein produces MAIATIVAATLQGIVNPIANAIQPPSEPQLRGIRYHYESLRKNRVPTFDGNPDPEVSHNWLKNVEAQLHLLEVPEELRVEVVTLFLEDRARKWWETVLPSLAEVEQITWQTFRREFLKQYYLVEFGLKKLSEFKNFKQISDMTVMEYTLRFNDLGIYVPTIMFDETLKMHQFKKRLNNRIKSALAVFRPSNFADLMGAAMSAETDIKLREEENKNKRPLTSQSAQSGPNLNDQTIQETPRKEPLAVLAIRKESGVILVDRITLGNVIRKRALVSNVEEADNANEVVAGTVLLNEIPAYNLFDCGATNSFMSRRFAKKLKLEHEILSEPLRVATPATWKAIKRGEEIYLAMINEAKEEDAPKLEDIPVVQEFPDVFPEDLPTFMDLMNRVFKSYLDKFVVVFIDDILVYSSSEEEHKEHLRLTLQTLREKELYAKIKKCEFWLKNVHS; encoded by the exons atggcaatagctacCATAGTAGCCGCCACATTGCAAGGAATTGTGAATCCCATTGCCAATGCCATCCAGCCGCCATCAGAACCACAACTACGAGGAATCAGATATCATTATGAATCCCTCAGGAAGAATCGAGTCCCAACTTTTGATGGAAATCCAGATCCAGAAGTCAGTCATAACTGGCTTAAGAATGTTGAAGCTCAGCTGCATTTATTGGAAGTACCTGAAGAACTTAGAGTGGAGGTCGTGACCCTGTTTCTGGAAGATCGAGCAAGAAAGTGGTGGGAAACAGTGTTACCATCTTTGGCTGAGGTAGAGCAGATCACATGGCAAACCTTCCGGAGAGAATTTTTAAAGCAGTATTATCTAGTAGAGTTTGGTCTGAAGAAACTAAGTgaattcaaaaactttaaacaaataTCAGACATGACAGTGATGGAATACACCTTAAGGTTCAATGATCTGGGAATCTATGTTCCAACTATCATGTTCGATGAAACTCTGAAAATGCACCAGTTCAAGAAAAGGCTAAACAACCGAATTAAATCGGCTTTGGCGGTATTCAGGCCAAGCAATTTTGCAGATTTGATGGGCGCGGCAATGAGCGCGGAAACTGATATCAAACTCCgcgaagaagaaaacaaaaacaagagaCCTTTGACTAGTCAGTCTGCTCAGAGTGGCCCCAATTTAAATGACCAAACTATTCAAGAGACCCCTCGAAAGGAACCTTTAGCAGTGTTGGCCATAAGGAAGGAAAGTGGTGTTATACTTGTCGACAGAATCACATTGGGGAATGTTATAAGAAAACGGGCGCTTGTTTCAAATGTG GAAGAAGCTGATAACGCCAATGAGGTGGTGGCAGGTACTGttttactcaatgaaatacCTGCATACaatttgtttgattgtggtgctacgaaCTCATTtatgtctagaagatttgctaagaaACTAAAACTTGAGCATGAAATTCTTAGTGAACcgttaagagtggcaacacctgcaa CATGGAAGGCCATAAAAAGAGGCGAAGAAATTTACCTGGCAATGATCAATGAAGCCAAAGAAGAAGATGCTCCAAAGTTAGAAGATATTCCAGTTGTTCAAGAATTCCCAGATGTTTTCCCTGAGGATTTACCGA cattcatggaccttatgAACCGTGTATTCAAGTCAtatcttgataagtttgtggttgttttcatagatgacatccTGGTTTACTCAtcaagtgaggaagaacataAAGAACATCTGCGTCTCACTTTGCAGACACTACGAGAAAAAGAACTCTATGCCAAAATCaagaagtgtgagttttggctaaAAAATGTgcattcttag